In Spirochaetales bacterium, the sequence GGCCCGATAGAGCATACGACAAGATCCAGATCGGAGGCCTCAAGTGACGCCTGTTCAAGGAGGCGCTCGAGCCATGGCACCAGCAAGCGAGCGTGTTTGAATCCCATTTTAAGCGAGAGTGAGATGAGGGTATCGTCTTTCGTTTTAAGGCATATGCCGAGTGTTTCGGTTGCCGAATCAATCGCGCAAACGTTCATTGACGCATTTCCATTCATTTATCGGTATTATTACTCAAGAGACTACACTGATTTTCCTGAAGTGACAAGGGGGGGATTTATCAGACCGTGCGTATGGAATCTTGCTGGCATGTTTTTATCTTTAAAAAGAAAATTCCAAGCGGCTCGCATTTTTTGGGCGTTATCGTATGTCCATGTGTATTCCCCTGAAAAGATGTATCGGAAGATAAAGCTATCACATGCGGATTTGAGTAGTTTACTGCGAAAAACGCTCTTAATCGTCAAACCCCGTAACCGTTATTTCGCGTTCGCCGTTTTCCTTGATATCGATAACGATACTCAGCGGAAGACCCTGAATCCGGTCTTCGATACGTTCCCCCCATTCGATAACCGAAATACCCTCTCCGTACAGATAGTCATACAGGCCGAGTTCCTCGAGATCGTCGTCGCCTTCGATGCGATACAGATCGATATGATAGAGATCCACGTTGCCGCTGTAGACGGAAATAATGGTAAAGGTGGGGCTGGTTACTTCATCTTCGATACCGATCGATGCGGCTATCCCTTTGACGAAGGTTGTCTTCCCGGCACCGAGTGAGCCCTTGAGCAGGACGATATCGCCTGCCTTGAGGCGTGTTCCGATCTCTTTTCCGATGTGGATAGTATCATCCGGCTTCCGGCATCGATAACGTTCGACGTTCATACGGCGGCTCTTTAAATGTAATTGTATACATACGAATATATGTAATTTCTGTTTTTGTTCGACAATTTGACAAACTGGATATGCATGCTGTGCGTCGCCCCCACGCCGATAGTCCGTTTGATGCTTTGAACCTTTCCATAGGCGACTACCGGTGTCTGAGGCTTTATATCGAATTCGAGTTTCAGATACGACCCTTTTCTGAAAGCGATGGAGCTTCCCGCCCTGCAGCCCCCGACCGAGATATCGAAGATAATTCCGAGATGGCGTTGATTGTCATGGACGATCAGTTTACGCCGTATATTTCGGCCCCGTCCGATCGTAACGATTTCGACAGGATAAAGAAAACATGACCGCCGTAACGGCTTTCTGCTGAATTTTCTGTGTTGTTCGCGTTTTAATTGCCTTGAATGCTGTACGGAAAAGCACGGAACGCTTCTCGTCCTGTCATAACTGAGTACTTTTGTTATAAAGGAATAACCGGAATCATTTTCCCGCCAGAAAAATATCTTCAGTTTGTTTCCTTTTGTAATGAGATTTTCCCTTCCGGGTGGAATGACGGGGTAGGTACAGGTGATCGAAGAGGTAAAGTTTGATATCACTTTCGAATGAAACCGCTCACCCTTTGGCGATATAAGAATCAACTCCTGTCCCGGTTTGATGAGGAGTGTCGACTTGAGTCCGATATTCTTTCTCGAATGCCGTTCTATTATCTGTTTGATTTCATAGAGGTTGTTCAGGTTTTTTATACGGTCGGCATCGGAAATATTGACCTGCCGTTCAATCGAATATATCCCCTTTTTCAGAACGCTGTCCAGGAGAGCCGTATTGGTAAAGAGAAGCAGCGGGTGGCGGATATTGGCGAGGGCGATGAGTTTCTGGAGAAAGTGAATTTGACTTTTTTGAAGCCCCATATCTTTTGCCATACGGTCAAAAAGAAACTTGTTGTATTTTCTTCTGGTTGTTTTTTTCAGCGTCGTTTTCCTTGACTGAAGCGTGCCTATCACGACAACCATTACGATGATGAGGATTATGACAAGGAAAATGATAATCGAGGAGGTATCGGGAACTTCCAGGTAACCTGACTGGAGAAGAATGTTGCTATGAGTGAGGAGATTTGCCATTTTTTACCGTGTCCGATTCCTCTATAATTTCTATAAAGCGGATGAGTTCGGCAAGCCGCGGAGCTATCTCATATTCGAGTAAATCCCCGATGAGTACCGAATCGTTAATCGCAATAGCATCTGAAAGCTCTCTCAGGAAAGCGTTTAATTCATTATAATATTCTTCAAGCCCGGTACCGGCGATTTTCATCGTATCGAAACTCATGATATTCCTGTTTTTGACAAGGAGGAGAACACGGACAAAGTTCTGGAAAACGGTGGAAAAGGCGATGAGGACATCCATCGCTTTTCTGTCTTTCCCTGTCTGGAGGAGGATCGATACTTCGCTGATTTCCTCGATTGAACATTTCAATGCTTCGGTGACGTCGTGCAAAGCCTCCAGGGGGTTCCGTATTTCGATGATGAACGCCTCGATCTCAGAAAGAATTGTTGAAACGACAGCGAGGGCATCTTCCTTTTGGGCGGTACTCCATGACGGAAAATGTTCGTCACCGAGTCCGGAAAAAAGTTCGATAAACGAAGTTATCGACGGAGAGGAT encodes:
- a CDS encoding PilZ domain-containing protein, translating into MANLLTHSNILLQSGYLEVPDTSSIIIFLVIILIIVMVVVIGTLQSRKTTLKKTTRRKYNKFLFDRMAKDMGLQKSQIHFLQKLIALANIRHPLLLFTNTALLDSVLKKGIYSIERQVNISDADRIKNLNNLYEIKQIIERHSRKNIGLKSTLLIKPGQELILISPKGERFHSKVISNFTSSITCTYPVIPPGRENLITKGNKLKIFFWRENDSGYSFITKVLSYDRTRSVPCFSVQHSRQLKREQHRKFSRKPLRRSCFLYPVEIVTIGRGRNIRRKLIVHDNQRHLGIIFDISVGGCRAGSSIAFRKGSYLKLEFDIKPQTPVVAYGKVQSIKRTIGVGATHSMHIQFVKLSNKNRNYIYSYVYNYI
- the tsaE gene encoding tRNA (adenosine(37)-N6)-threonylcarbamoyltransferase complex ATPase subunit type 1 TsaE — its product is MNVERYRCRKPDDTIHIGKEIGTRLKAGDIVLLKGSLGAGKTTFVKGIAASIGIEDEVTSPTFTIISVYSGNVDLYHIDLYRIEGDDDLEELGLYDYLYGEGISVIEWGERIEDRIQGLPLSIVIDIKENGEREITVTGFDD